The Gammaproteobacteria bacterium genome has a segment encoding these proteins:
- a CDS encoding MFS transporter yields MQERTTSQPPWPEPGRAWYAVGVLFIAVIFSFVDRIILSLLVEPIKADLGLTDTDFAWLLGVAFAVFYALFGLPLGRLADRYSRRAIVAGGILVWSVMTTACGLAQNFWELFFARVGVAAGEAALAPAAFSMIADLFPRDRLGRALGVYQSGAFVGAGVALLVGGVVIGLISASSVQVLPFIGAVEPWQVVFFVVGLPGFVVVLLMLTVPEPARRAPPAGVAAAERLGEVLRYAASRWRVYGLHFLGFALLFVPITTTLTWAPVYFGRVLGFAPRETGLVLGLIVLLWSPAGVYAGGWLADTFLRRGHLDAMHRVGLLAAACMLPLVLFATTGEDRLVAIALFCPLTFCASLALACAPAALQVVTPGPLRAQVSAAWMLFLNVITAIAGPTAVGMIADRFFNGPGAIGQSLALVNGAAVPLAALVLWLGRRPFAAAVPRTAAA; encoded by the coding sequence GTGCAGGAGCGGACGACATCGCAACCGCCGTGGCCGGAGCCCGGGCGCGCCTGGTACGCCGTCGGCGTGCTGTTCATCGCGGTCATCTTCTCGTTCGTCGATCGCATCATCCTGTCGTTGCTGGTGGAACCGATCAAGGCGGATCTCGGCCTCACGGATACCGACTTTGCCTGGCTGCTCGGCGTCGCATTCGCCGTCTTCTACGCGCTGTTCGGGCTGCCACTCGGCCGCCTGGCCGACCGCTACAGCCGCCGGGCGATCGTCGCCGGCGGCATTCTCGTCTGGAGCGTGATGACGACGGCCTGCGGGCTGGCCCAGAACTTCTGGGAGCTGTTTTTCGCGCGCGTCGGGGTGGCAGCCGGCGAGGCGGCGCTGGCGCCGGCCGCGTTCTCGATGATTGCCGACCTGTTTCCGCGTGACCGGCTCGGCCGCGCGCTCGGTGTGTACCAGTCCGGCGCGTTCGTCGGCGCCGGCGTGGCTTTGCTGGTCGGCGGCGTGGTGATCGGGCTGATCAGCGCCAGCAGCGTCCAGGTGCTGCCGTTCATCGGTGCGGTCGAGCCCTGGCAGGTGGTGTTCTTCGTCGTGGGCCTGCCCGGGTTCGTGGTGGTGTTGCTGATGCTCACCGTGCCGGAGCCGGCGCGCCGCGCGCCGCCAGCCGGCGTCGCCGCGGCCGAGCGACTCGGCGAGGTGCTGCGCTATGCGGCCTCGCGCTGGCGCGTGTACGGCCTGCATTTCCTCGGCTTCGCGCTGCTGTTCGTGCCGATCACGACCACCCTGACCTGGGCGCCGGTGTACTTCGGGCGTGTGCTCGGCTTCGCGCCGCGCGAGACCGGGCTCGTCCTTGGCCTCATCGTCCTGTTGTGGTCGCCGGCAGGCGTGTATGCCGGAGGCTGGCTCGCCGATACCTTCCTCCGGCGCGGCCATCTCGATGCCATGCACCGGGTTGGCCTGCTGGCCGCAGCCTGCATGCTGCCGCTCGTGCTCTTCGCCACCACGGGCGAGGACCGCCTCGTCGCGATCGCGCTCTTCTGTCCGCTCACCTTCTGCGCCAGCCTGGCGCTGGCCTGCGCGCCGGCCGCGCTGCAGGTGGTTACGCCCGGGCCACTGCGGGCGCAGGTATCGGCGGCCTGGATGCTGTTTCTGAACGTGATCACCGCCATCGCCGGGCCAACGGCCGTTGGCATGATCGCAGACCGGTTCTTCAACGGGCCCGGGGCGATCGGCCAGTCGCTCGCGCTGGTCAATGGCGCCGCCGTCCCGCTCGCCGCGCTCGTGCTCTGGCTCGGGCGTCGGCCGTTCGCCGCGGCCGTACCGCGGACGGCGGCTGCATAA
- a CDS encoding rhomboid family intramembrane serine protease, producing MAEFPTVISPGEWISVFRSVMRWPCEERALVLKAMQIEHHVTEQPDGCHVLVPAALVPLAMEQLRLYAHENPRRHIEPWPDIAAARGMAGAAGFVIALLVAYLIQAGYRWGIDWTETGQLIAGRVTAGEWWRTITALTLHGDVAHVVGNMLFGAFFTYLCGQYLGSGVALLAIVWSAAAGNLLNALVQSGAHRSIGASTAVFAALGLVAAFVWGLSRRYALGWARRSSPVVGAVALLAYTGTGDQQTDIVAHLAGFLAGAVAGLLLLRLKRGQTAGALAQGLAGLLAGGTVIAAWVVAMTGG from the coding sequence GTGGCAGAGTTCCCGACAGTCATTTCCCCCGGCGAGTGGATCAGCGTGTTCCGCTCCGTGATGCGCTGGCCGTGCGAGGAACGCGCGCTGGTGCTGAAGGCCATGCAGATCGAGCACCACGTGACCGAGCAGCCCGATGGCTGCCATGTGCTGGTCCCGGCGGCGCTGGTGCCGCTGGCCATGGAGCAGTTGCGCCTCTACGCGCACGAAAATCCGCGCCGTCACATCGAGCCCTGGCCGGACATCGCCGCCGCGCGCGGCATGGCCGGTGCCGCCGGATTCGTCATCGCGTTGCTGGTCGCCTACCTCATCCAGGCCGGTTATCGCTGGGGAATCGACTGGACCGAAACGGGCCAGTTGATCGCCGGTCGTGTCACAGCCGGCGAGTGGTGGCGCACGATCACCGCGTTGACCCTGCACGGGGATGTCGCGCATGTGGTGGGCAACATGCTCTTCGGCGCGTTCTTCACGTACCTCTGCGGCCAGTACCTCGGCTCGGGCGTGGCGCTGCTTGCGATCGTATGGTCGGCTGCGGCCGGCAACCTGCTCAATGCGCTGGTGCAGTCCGGTGCGCACCGGAGCATCGGCGCCTCCACCGCGGTGTTTGCGGCGCTTGGCCTGGTGGCTGCATTCGTCTGGGGGCTATCCCGCCGGTACGCGCTCGGCTGGGCGCGGCGCTCCTCGCCGGTGGTCGGCGCCGTCGCGCTGCTGGCGTACACGGGAACCGGCGATCAGCAGACCGACATCGTCGCGCACCTGGCCGGCTTCCTCGCCGGGGCGGTTGCCGGGCTGTTGCTGCTGCGCCTGAAGCGCGGCCAGACGGCCGGAGCACTAGCACAGGGGCTGGCGGGGCTGCTCGCGGGCGGCACGGTCATCGCGGCCTGGGTGGTCGCGATGACCGGCGGCTGA
- a CDS encoding response regulator encodes MAAQFAPQEYTVMVVDSDCQVCASLAALLQRAGYRTRTFRSGEAVLDDLAAFPARACVITEIQLPGINGLELIARLRQANITAPTVVLTALGDVATAVRAMRDSVADYLVKPYVERDLVNRLQLVLSRQGAAPH; translated from the coding sequence ATGGCTGCCCAGTTCGCTCCGCAGGAGTACACAGTCATGGTGGTCGACAGCGACTGCCAGGTCTGCGCGAGCCTCGCTGCTCTGCTGCAGCGGGCCGGATACCGGACCCGCACCTTCCGCTCGGGCGAGGCAGTGCTCGACGATCTCGCTGCATTTCCCGCCCGCGCCTGCGTCATCACCGAGATCCAGTTGCCCGGCATCAACGGCCTGGAACTGATCGCGCGCCTGCGCCAGGCCAACATCACGGCGCCCACGGTTGTGCTGACGGCGCTCGGCGATGTCGCCACCGCGGTGCGCGCGATGCGCGACAGCGTCGCCGACTATCTCGTCAAGCCGTACGTGGAGCGCGATCTCGTCAATCGCCTGCAACTGGTCCTGTCGAGACAGGGCGCGGCCCCGCACTGA
- a CDS encoding 4Fe-4S dicluster domain-containing protein: protein MGNQVAMVIDLNKCIGCQACTAACKSLWTDEPGQEYMLWNNVETKPGPGYPRGWEEHGGGWEHGRLKPGALLPKEDYGDVVELNHEQVYFKGEASVLAPQKPLGRGANWDEDTSQGTYPNNYHFYLPRLCNHCTKPACLEACPVRAIYKRERDGIVLVDQDKCQGFRECNKACPYNKVYFNFVTGKSQKCIFCFPRIEQGVAPACARQCPGRLRFVGFVDDVGGPIWKLVHEWKVALPLHPEFGTQPNVFYVPPMLPPAFDASGDIREDEPRVPMEYLRYLFGPEVDEALVTLHFEMEKKQAGKSSELMDLLIAREWKSLFNIPDVRVF from the coding sequence ATGGGTAACCAGGTCGCCATGGTGATCGACCTGAACAAGTGCATCGGCTGCCAGGCCTGCACCGCTGCCTGCAAGTCCCTGTGGACCGACGAGCCGGGCCAGGAGTACATGCTCTGGAACAACGTCGAGACCAAGCCCGGCCCGGGGTATCCGCGCGGCTGGGAGGAGCACGGCGGCGGCTGGGAGCACGGCCGGCTGAAACCCGGCGCACTCCTGCCGAAGGAGGATTACGGGGACGTCGTCGAGCTCAATCACGAGCAGGTGTATTTCAAGGGCGAGGCGAGCGTGCTCGCGCCGCAGAAGCCGCTCGGCCGGGGCGCCAACTGGGACGAAGACACGAGCCAGGGCACGTACCCCAACAACTACCATTTCTACCTGCCGCGGCTGTGCAACCACTGCACGAAGCCCGCCTGCCTCGAGGCCTGCCCGGTGCGCGCGATCTACAAGCGCGAGCGCGACGGCATCGTGCTCGTGGACCAGGACAAGTGCCAGGGGTTTCGCGAGTGCAACAAGGCCTGCCCCTACAACAAGGTCTATTTCAACTTCGTGACCGGAAAGTCGCAGAAGTGCATTTTCTGCTTTCCGCGGATCGAGCAGGGCGTGGCGCCCGCCTGTGCGCGCCAGTGCCCCGGGCGGCTGCGATTCGTCGGCTTCGTGGACGACGTCGGTGGGCCGATCTGGAAGCTGGTGCACGAGTGGAAGGTTGCCCTGCCGCTGCATCCGGAGTTCGGCACGCAGCCGAACGTCTTCTACGTGCCGCCGATGCTGCCGCCGGCCTTCGACGCGAGCGGCGACATTCGTGAGGACGAGCCGCGCGTCCCGATGGAGTACCTGCGCTATCTCTTCGGGCCGGAGGTCGACGAGGCGCTGGTGACGCTGCACTTCGAGATGGAAAAAAAGCAGGCGGGCAAATCCTCCGAGCTGATGGACCTGCTCATCGCCAGGGAGTGGAAGTCGCTGTTCAACATCCCCGACGTGCGGGTGTTCTGA
- a CDS encoding molecular chaperone TorD family protein produces MSAAAGQPSAHSLRRVEETGRATAATAAARCRAYALVSALTASPHDVDTHPLAGVPPPARSDLPYAFDCAALVQEVAAADLLQLKRQYSALFEIGSDGPPAPIREDLMTGQKAGTREDLVRFYDYFGYRLADRYAWAPDHLSVELEFMHFLCYHESRESADRLSYQLAQADFAERHPARWVPRLADAVERLAPGSLYCRVVAATRDFLAADLAWQAGTIVAGEAEPRHG; encoded by the coding sequence ATGAGCGCAGCCGCTGGTCAGCCTTCGGCGCACTCCCTGCGGCGCGTGGAGGAAACCGGCCGCGCGACGGCAGCGACGGCCGCCGCCCGCTGTCGCGCCTATGCGCTGGTCTCGGCGCTGACCGCTTCGCCGCACGATGTGGACACACATCCGCTCGCCGGCGTCCCGCCACCGGCGCGGTCGGACCTGCCGTACGCATTCGACTGCGCCGCCCTGGTGCAGGAGGTCGCCGCGGCCGACCTGCTGCAGTTGAAAAGACAGTACAGCGCCCTGTTCGAAATCGGCAGCGACGGCCCGCCGGCGCCGATCCGCGAGGATCTCATGACGGGCCAGAAGGCCGGCACGCGCGAGGATCTCGTGCGTTTCTACGACTACTTCGGCTACCGCCTGGCCGATCGCTACGCCTGGGCGCCCGATCACCTCTCCGTCGAACTCGAGTTCATGCACTTCCTCTGTTACCACGAATCGCGCGAGTCAGCCGATCGCCTGTCCTACCAGCTCGCCCAGGCCGACTTCGCCGAGCGTCACCCGGCCCGCTGGGTGCCGCGCCTGGCCGATGCGGTGGAGCGGCTCGCGCCCGGCTCGCTCTACTGCCGCGTGGTTGCGGCGACGCGCGATTTCCTCGCAGCCGATCTCGCCTGGCAGGCCGGCACGATCGTCGCCGGCGAAGCGGAGCCCCGCCATGGGTAA